One region of Dokdonia sp. 4H-3-7-5 genomic DNA includes:
- a CDS encoding AAA family ATPase: MNRSIIADDLQRRKEDLEDKRTTNNCLIVKPVNKWIDDAKSRPIPNMLFSELWYENELAILFADTNQGKSILAVQIADSLSRGIAIDGFKLECKPKKVLYLDFELSDKQFENRYSVDYSSHYTFDNLFHRAELNPELDLPKEYKSIEDYLCGTLEATIIGNGADVIIIDNLTYLNSDSEKAKYALNLMKLLKKIIKSTTVSILVLAHTPKRDNSVPLTKNDLAGSKMLMNFCDSCFAIGASTLEVSHRYIKQIKQRNTEHIYHGEHVILCEIHKELNFLKFNFLEYTSELDHLKTATTASIDTRDAKMVDLIQQGKNNVEIGKELGLSEGAIRKRRNKLNC; this comes from the coding sequence ATGAATAGATCCATCATTGCTGATGATCTCCAGCGAAGGAAAGAAGATCTAGAAGATAAAAGAACTACAAACAATTGTTTAATTGTAAAGCCTGTAAATAAGTGGATTGATGATGCCAAATCTAGGCCTATTCCAAACATGTTGTTTAGTGAATTATGGTATGAGAATGAGCTTGCCATATTGTTTGCAGATACAAATCAGGGAAAGTCAATACTTGCAGTACAAATAGCTGATAGTCTTAGTAGAGGAATTGCTATTGATGGATTCAAACTAGAGTGTAAACCTAAAAAAGTCTTATACCTAGATTTTGAACTTTCTGATAAACAATTTGAAAATAGATACTCTGTAGATTATTCTAGTCATTACACGTTTGACAACTTATTTCATAGAGCAGAGCTAAATCCAGAATTAGACCTACCAAAAGAATATAAATCCATAGAGGATTATCTCTGTGGGACTCTTGAGGCTACAATTATAGGTAACGGTGCTGATGTCATAATCATAGATAATCTAACGTATCTAAATTCAGATAGCGAGAAGGCTAAGTATGCACTTAACCTAATGAAGCTTCTGAAAAAAATAATTAAGTCTACCACTGTTTCAATTTTAGTGCTTGCACATACTCCTAAGAGGGATAATTCTGTACCTCTCACTAAAAATGATCTAGCAGGAAGCAAAATGCTTATGAATTTTTGTGACAGTTGTTTTGCTATAGGCGCGAGTACTTTAGAAGTATCTCACAGGTATATCAAGCAAATAAAACAACGTAATACAGAGCATATATATCATGGTGAGCATGTCATTCTATGCGAGATACACAAAGAGCTCAATTTCTTAAAATTTAATTTTCTGGAGTATACCAGTGAGCTTGATCATTTAAAGACTGCTACAACTGCTTCCATTGATACTAGGGATGCAAAGATGGTAGACTTGATACAGCAAGGGAAAAATAATGTTGAGATAGGAAAGGAATTAGGATTGAGTGAAGGAGCTATAAGGAAAAGAAGAAATAAGCTCAACTGCTAA
- a CDS encoding DUF6371 domain-containing protein, producing MPTYHNDDLLFKYCNNYASNNLFNYLLKYFNLGQVLEVFKRYHIGTCSYWKGATVFFQMDIEKRLRGGKVMQYIEHTGKRVKKPYNRISWMHKVLQLDNFILQQCLFGLHNIIDCNTLSTVCITESEKTAIVMSLMFPEYTWLATGSKSNFKESLLQPLKAYNIIAYPDKTEFNDWNNKCKDLNRQGYHINCSDLLESQALEEGGDLVDLVVSKKFL from the coding sequence GTGCCAACATACCACAACGATGATCTTCTCTTCAAATACTGTAATAATTATGCATCTAACAATCTGTTTAATTACCTATTGAAATACTTTAATCTCGGTCAAGTACTTGAAGTTTTTAAAAGGTATCATATAGGTACGTGTTCATACTGGAAAGGAGCAACTGTATTTTTTCAAATGGATATTGAAAAACGCCTTAGAGGTGGGAAAGTGATGCAGTATATTGAACATACTGGCAAACGAGTCAAGAAACCGTACAATCGCATAAGCTGGATGCACAAAGTATTACAGCTTGATAACTTTATATTACAGCAATGTTTATTTGGATTACATAATATAATTGACTGTAATACATTGTCAACAGTTTGTATTACAGAGTCAGAAAAGACAGCAATCGTTATGAGTTTAATGTTTCCTGAGTATACATGGCTGGCAACTGGTAGTAAATCTAATTTTAAGGAATCTTTATTACAACCTCTAAAGGCGTATAATATCATTGCATATCCTGATAAGACAGAATTTAATGACTGGAATAACAAATGTAAAGACCTGAACAGGCAAGGTTATCATATAAATTGTAGTGACCTTTTAGAAAGTCAAGCTTTGGAAGAGGGAGGTGATCTCGTTGATTTGGTAGTGTCTAAAAAATTTTTGTGA
- a CDS encoding DEAD/DEAH box helicase family protein, whose translation MNESTTRKELIDVQLKEAGWDINDHTQVVEEYIVDLLAKNQVDEPARNYKKNQFSDYVLLGKNGKPLAVVEAKKSTKDAKTGREQAKQYCYNIQMETKDILPFCFYTNGHEIFFWDLENAPPRKVIGYPTREDLERYQYIREAKKPLTTELINTNVAGRDYQIRAIRSVMDGLEQKRRTFLIVMATGTGKTRTTIALVEALMRAGWAEKALFLVDRIALRDQALEAFKEHLPNEPRWPKQGEKSIAKDRRIYISTYPTMLNIVREEKETLSPHFFDLIVVDESHRSIYNTYKEVLDYFNTITIGLTATPTDVIDHNTFKIFNCEDGLPSFAYTYEEAVNNIPPYLCNFQVMKIKTKFQTDGISKRTVSLEDQKKLILEGKEISEINFEGVELEKKVINRGTNTLIVKEFMEESIKDINGVLPGKTIFFCANIAHARRIEEIFDQLYPQYNGELAKVMVSEDSRVHGKGGLLDQFKNKDFPRVAISVDMLDTGIDIRELVNLVFAKPVYSYTKFWQMIGRGTRLLEPTQMKSWCTEKDVFLILDCWDNFEYFKLKPKGKELKQAIPIPVKLFGLRLDKLEFALEASIQNTIEEECKRLQKQIILLPANSIVIKENSKGIAKVNNPDFWENINSEKIDFLKAEILPLMRTISGVDYKAMRFEKDILEVSLAKMQNEVEKYNMLKDALIERISDLPLSLNIVSKQQELIKNAQRIHFWNNVKENNFNSLIDKLSPLARYIDTRENTSGPSKFNFEDELVAKEMVEFGPQNEAVSITRYKEMVEEKIKELMESNPILQKIVTGNAITEEEIEILAQELHEENPHITIGLLRRVYQNKKAKFIQFIKHILGLEVLETFTDSLSNAFDNFITEHNDLSSRQLQFLDILKKYILEKGNLEKKNLIESPFTMIHPEGIRGIFSPKEINEILQLTTKILAA comes from the coding sequence ATGAACGAATCAACTACAAGGAAAGAACTCATAGATGTTCAGCTAAAAGAAGCTGGATGGGATATAAACGATCACACTCAAGTTGTAGAAGAATATATTGTTGATTTATTAGCTAAAAATCAAGTAGATGAACCAGCTAGAAACTATAAAAAGAATCAGTTTTCAGATTATGTTCTATTAGGGAAGAATGGAAAACCTCTAGCAGTTGTAGAAGCTAAAAAAAGTACTAAGGATGCAAAAACTGGTCGCGAACAAGCAAAACAATATTGCTATAATATTCAGATGGAAACAAAAGATATTTTGCCTTTCTGTTTTTACACTAACGGTCACGAGATATTCTTTTGGGATTTAGAAAATGCTCCACCAAGAAAAGTGATTGGTTATCCTACTCGAGAAGATCTAGAAAGGTACCAGTATATTAGAGAAGCAAAAAAGCCACTTACCACAGAATTAATAAATACCAATGTAGCAGGAAGAGATTATCAAATAAGGGCTATCCGTTCTGTAATGGATGGGCTAGAACAAAAAAGAAGAACATTTTTAATTGTAATGGCAACTGGTACTGGAAAAACCAGAACTACCATTGCATTAGTTGAAGCGCTAATGAGAGCAGGGTGGGCGGAAAAAGCTCTATTTTTAGTAGATAGGATTGCTTTAAGAGACCAAGCGCTTGAAGCTTTTAAAGAGCATTTGCCTAACGAACCTAGATGGCCTAAACAAGGAGAAAAAAGTATTGCAAAGGATAGACGGATTTATATCTCTACTTATCCAACAATGCTGAATATTGTTCGTGAAGAAAAAGAAACTTTATCACCTCACTTTTTTGATTTAATAGTGGTAGACGAAAGTCACCGAAGTATTTACAATACCTATAAAGAAGTATTAGATTATTTTAACACCATTACTATTGGCTTAACTGCTACACCAACAGATGTTATTGACCATAACACCTTTAAAATATTTAATTGTGAAGATGGTTTGCCGTCTTTTGCTTATACCTATGAAGAAGCTGTAAATAATATCCCTCCGTATTTGTGCAATTTTCAGGTAATGAAAATTAAAACCAAATTTCAAACGGATGGCATTAGCAAAAGAACTGTTTCCTTAGAAGACCAAAAGAAATTAATTCTTGAAGGAAAGGAGATTTCCGAAATCAATTTTGAAGGCGTAGAGTTAGAAAAGAAAGTCATAAATAGAGGGACAAATACACTTATTGTAAAGGAATTTATGGAGGAATCCATAAAAGATATCAATGGTGTATTGCCTGGGAAAACAATATTTTTCTGTGCCAATATTGCTCACGCAAGACGCATTGAAGAAATATTTGACCAACTCTATCCACAATACAATGGGGAATTAGCCAAAGTAATGGTTTCTGAAGATTCAAGAGTTCACGGAAAAGGAGGTTTACTAGACCAGTTTAAAAACAAAGATTTTCCGAGAGTTGCTATTAGTGTGGATATGTTAGATACTGGTATCGATATTAGAGAATTGGTGAACTTAGTTTTTGCAAAACCTGTTTACTCTTATACCAAATTTTGGCAAATGATTGGAAGAGGAACTCGTTTACTCGAACCTACACAAATGAAATCTTGGTGTACTGAAAAAGACGTTTTCTTAATTTTAGATTGTTGGGATAATTTTGAATATTTCAAGCTAAAACCGAAAGGAAAAGAACTAAAACAAGCCATACCTATTCCTGTAAAACTATTCGGTTTACGATTAGATAAATTAGAGTTTGCACTTGAAGCTAGTATTCAAAATACGATTGAGGAAGAATGCAAAAGGCTACAAAAACAAATCATACTGCTACCTGCAAACTCAATAGTCATAAAAGAGAATAGCAAAGGTATTGCAAAAGTTAACAACCCTGATTTTTGGGAAAATATAAATTCTGAAAAAATAGACTTCTTAAAAGCTGAAATACTTCCTCTAATGCGAACTATTTCTGGTGTAGACTATAAAGCTATGCGTTTTGAGAAAGATATTTTAGAGGTTTCTTTAGCAAAAATGCAAAATGAAGTCGAAAAGTACAATATGCTCAAAGATGCTTTAATAGAACGTATTTCTGATTTACCGCTATCATTAAACATAGTATCCAAACAACAAGAACTTATAAAAAATGCTCAACGAATTCATTTTTGGAACAATGTCAAAGAAAACAACTTCAATAGTTTAATAGATAAATTGTCTCCTCTCGCTAGATATATTGACACCAGAGAAAATACTTCTGGACCTTCTAAATTTAATTTTGAAGATGAACTTGTCGCTAAAGAAATGGTAGAATTTGGACCACAAAATGAAGCTGTAAGTATTACACGCTACAAGGAAATGGTTGAAGAAAAGATTAAAGAATTGATGGAATCAAATCCTATTCTTCAAAAAATAGTTACTGGTAATGCGATTACTGAAGAAGAAATCGAAATACTAGCTCAAGAATTACACGAAGAAAATCCTCATATTACTATTGGTTTATTGCGTAGAGTTTATCAAAATAAAAAAGCAAAGTTTATACAGTTTATAAAGCATATTTTAGGCCTTGAAGTATTAGAAACTTTTACGGATAGTCTTTCCAATGCTTTTGATAATTTTATTACCGAACATAATGATTTATCGAGCCGACAACTGCAGTTTCTAGATATCTTAAAAAAATACATTCTAGAAAAAGGAAATTTAGAAAAGAAAAACTTGATAGAATCACCGTTTACAATGATCCACCCAGAAGGAATAAGAGGCATATTTTCGCCAAAAGAGATTAACGAAATCCTCCAATTAACAACAAAAATATTAGCAGCATAA
- a CDS encoding type I restriction-modification system subunit M, with the protein MLQNNPKLKALIVSLWNTFWSGGVSNPIDAISQITYLLFIKRLDELESKRERDAEWNGEEYESKFDGEYTPWIDESSYRPKPDTTEEEKAELFKKREEALAPRPKKELKWSFFKSMPADDMLLHFRNNVFPHIKDLNDETSSFTKYMKNAVFIIQKPSLLVEAVKKVDEIFIEIEEDAKDGKQSFQDIQGDVYEMLLKEIATAGKNGQFRTPRHLIKLLAELTEPKLGHKIADPACGTSGFLLGAYNYILSDLVRKKEPELLQIDEDGFERATISSVLTEENKQILNDSFYGFDIDTTMVRLGLMNLMMHGIDNPHIEYKDTLSKNYNESGNYDIVLANPPFTGKLDKGDVNPDLGIDTGSTELLFLARISKMLRAGGKAAVIIPEGVLFGASKAQKATREILLRDNQLEAVISLPAGAFKPYTGVKTAILVFTKVEEDSKKWHTDKVWFYVLENDGYSLDDNRRKLKENPLPLVKSNYIARKSAEYTDRKNHFFVPLTEIQENDLDLSYNRYKEYEYTEQKYDPPKEILARLLETEESILADMQELNDLIG; encoded by the coding sequence ATGTTACAAAACAATCCAAAATTAAAAGCTTTAATCGTAAGTCTTTGGAATACCTTCTGGAGTGGTGGTGTCTCAAATCCTATCGATGCTATTTCCCAGATAACCTATTTACTTTTTATAAAAAGACTAGATGAGCTGGAAAGCAAGAGAGAGCGTGATGCTGAATGGAATGGTGAAGAATACGAATCTAAATTTGATGGCGAATACACCCCTTGGATAGATGAAAGTTCATATAGACCAAAACCTGATACTACCGAAGAAGAAAAAGCCGAATTATTTAAAAAACGTGAAGAAGCATTAGCTCCTAGACCCAAAAAGGAACTAAAATGGAGTTTCTTTAAATCTATGCCTGCTGACGATATGTTGTTACACTTTAGGAACAATGTATTCCCACATATTAAAGATTTGAATGACGAAACATCATCCTTTACGAAGTATATGAAAAATGCAGTTTTCATCATTCAAAAACCATCTTTGCTTGTAGAAGCAGTAAAGAAAGTAGATGAAATTTTTATTGAAATTGAAGAAGATGCCAAAGATGGCAAGCAATCTTTCCAAGATATACAAGGCGATGTCTATGAAATGTTGTTAAAAGAAATTGCTACTGCTGGTAAAAACGGGCAATTCCGTACACCTAGGCATTTAATTAAACTATTGGCAGAATTAACTGAACCAAAATTGGGTCATAAAATAGCAGACCCAGCTTGTGGAACAAGTGGTTTTTTATTGGGTGCATACAATTACATTTTAAGTGACCTAGTGCGTAAAAAAGAACCTGAGCTGTTACAAATAGATGAAGATGGCTTTGAACGCGCAACAATTTCTTCTGTTTTGACAGAAGAAAACAAACAAATATTAAATGACAGCTTTTATGGGTTTGATATAGATACCACTATGGTGCGTTTGGGTTTAATGAACCTAATGATGCACGGTATAGATAACCCTCATATAGAATATAAAGACACGCTCAGTAAAAACTATAACGAATCAGGGAATTACGATATTGTGCTCGCTAATCCACCATTTACTGGTAAGTTAGACAAAGGAGATGTAAACCCAGATTTAGGCATTGATACAGGTTCTACCGAACTTTTATTTTTAGCTCGTATTTCCAAAATGTTACGCGCTGGAGGTAAAGCTGCCGTAATTATACCCGAAGGGGTTTTATTTGGTGCTTCTAAAGCTCAAAAAGCGACTAGAGAAATACTGTTAAGAGATAACCAACTAGAAGCCGTTATTTCATTACCAGCTGGTGCATTTAAGCCTTACACAGGTGTAAAAACGGCTATTTTGGTTTTTACGAAAGTGGAGGAGGATAGTAAAAAATGGCACACGGATAAAGTATGGTTTTATGTTTTAGAAAATGATGGCTATAGCTTAGACGATAACCGTAGAAAGCTAAAAGAAAACCCTTTGCCATTAGTGAAAAGTAATTACATAGCTAGAAAAAGTGCTGAATATACTGACCGTAAAAACCACTTTTTTGTACCACTTACTGAAATTCAAGAAAACGACTTAGACCTAAGTTACAACCGCTATAAAGAATACGAATATACTGAGCAGAAATACGACCCACCTAAAGAGATTCTAGCGAGACTACTAGAAACGGAAGAAAGCATTTTAGCAGATATGCAAGAACTAAATGACTTGATAGGATGA
- a CDS encoding restriction endonuclease subunit S, with translation MITEKFDELFDFAKKSKIKAGDGNKEGLYPFYTSSAILSKRIDVFQEERVSLIFGTGGKASAHYVDEQFSTSTDCIVAYKKEDKDLNEKFVFYYLFGNIHILERGFKGAGLKHISKKYIQNLDIPILPIETQNKIVALLDKASALVQKREESIALLDELLRAQFLKMFGKANPQFSVWADVQIKSLVLDRKNSMRTGPFGSNLKHSEFVEDGPVAVLGIDNAVKNTFEWKERRFITNEKYEELKRYTVFPRDVIITIMGTVGRSAVIPENIPTAINTKHLACLSLDPKKCNPYYLAYSIHSNPYLSFQMKAREKGAIMAGLNLTIIKDLKLKDVPIELQNKFEDIYHNIQVQKETLTQSKNELDNLYNSLLQRAFSEQLNFNVDIELDTLLAAIDIEQDTDKEEHDIKEIATVYAGRLLERIEEQKFDNQTQYQQAKQVVFQMLEEGIVEQAYDENEEAVKLKLI, from the coding sequence ATGATAACAGAAAAATTTGATGAGCTGTTCGATTTTGCTAAGAAATCAAAGATTAAAGCTGGTGATGGCAATAAGGAAGGTTTATATCCTTTTTACACTTCTAGTGCTATTTTATCTAAAAGAATAGATGTCTTTCAAGAAGAAAGGGTTTCATTGATTTTTGGAACGGGAGGAAAAGCGAGTGCACATTATGTTGATGAGCAATTTTCAACTTCAACAGATTGTATTGTCGCCTATAAGAAAGAAGATAAAGATCTTAACGAAAAGTTTGTTTTCTACTACTTATTTGGAAACATTCACATTCTTGAAAGAGGATTTAAAGGTGCTGGTTTAAAACATATATCCAAGAAATATATTCAGAATCTTGATATACCAATTCTTCCGATAGAAACCCAAAACAAAATAGTAGCCTTACTAGACAAAGCCAGTGCTTTAGTGCAAAAAAGAGAAGAGAGTATTGCTTTGCTTGATGAGTTGTTAAGAGCTCAGTTTTTAAAGATGTTTGGAAAAGCAAATCCACAATTTAGTGTTTGGGCAGATGTTCAAATTAAATCTTTAGTATTAGATAGGAAAAACTCAATGAGGACTGGTCCATTTGGTAGTAATCTAAAACATTCAGAGTTTGTTGAAGATGGCCCAGTTGCAGTTTTAGGTATTGACAATGCTGTTAAAAACACTTTCGAATGGAAAGAAAGAAGATTTATAACTAATGAAAAATATGAAGAGTTAAAAAGATATACGGTTTTTCCAAGAGATGTTATTATCACTATAATGGGTACAGTCGGACGTTCAGCAGTAATACCCGAAAATATTCCTACAGCAATAAACACAAAGCATTTGGCTTGTCTTTCCTTAGACCCTAAAAAGTGTAACCCTTACTATTTAGCATATTCTATTCATTCAAATCCATATTTAAGCTTTCAAATGAAAGCTCGAGAAAAGGGAGCTATAATGGCAGGATTAAACCTGACCATCATAAAGGATTTGAAATTGAAAGATGTACCAATAGAACTTCAAAACAAATTTGAAGACATTTATCACAACATACAAGTCCAAAAAGAAACTCTCACCCAATCCAAAAATGAGTTGGATAACCTGTATAACAGTTTGTTACAACGAGCTTTTAGTGAGCAACTTAACTTTAACGTAGATATAGAGCTAGATACTTTACTAGCTGCAATTGATATTGAACAAGACACTGACAAAGAAGAACACGATATTAAAGAAATTGCTACAGTTTATGCAGGCAGATTGTTAGAACGCATAGAAGAGCAAAAGTTTGACAACCAAACCCAATATCAACAAGCCAAACAAGTGGTTTTTCAAATGTTAGAAGAAGGCATTGTAGAACAAGCATATGATGAAAACGAAGAAGCTGTAAAACTAAAATTGATATGA
- a CDS encoding restriction system-associated AAA family ATPase yields MKLLNLTIQDEFRSLHKGFSINFHKNLDSMDTFQPFCFAGLNGSGKSNVLEALASIFYHLEFCVAKFRPNSFDKHFKRHVSTPDAYTLQYIIVQKDSPDLNRSYKVTITKKNNQKKKEDNEPQLFIQKYPYTDAVEKHKISMHPSKNNEAPAEAKYYLPDLVVAYSSGENETLSLPFIKNRLINFDNYCEDYKKNIVFKEPESSLIYIDESMSQAVLLAALLFEDVKTLKPLRKELGIQSLESFSIQLYNQGIPFENEKEIVYNPILLHINEILNDLKKCATCWNEFDDDIEKDEYTGPFNILKLDFYVNEATKTAFKNYFSTSFELFRFFQVLYELNSSIVSESIKEEVYSSKGFYTKGKLPVAAPTDTVFHFLDYKILKKIKGKKKPKALLLREFSDGEQQFLHTIGICLMLKERRTLLLLDEPETHFNPAWRAKFIKILNDSIEAGNLKNGANVHLLKDVLLTSHSPFIISDCMPNNVIFFDRDKKTELVEAKSAKELEFNTFGTSVETILDELFNYNQSIGDWSNETLMEIEFDNIKTEADKKALKKELRILGPSIEKDLVLAKLNRLDLKS; encoded by the coding sequence ATGAAGCTACTAAATCTTACCATACAAGACGAGTTTAGAAGCTTACACAAAGGCTTTAGCATAAATTTTCATAAGAATTTAGATTCTATGGACACGTTTCAGCCTTTTTGTTTTGCTGGTCTTAATGGTAGTGGTAAATCTAATGTTTTAGAAGCATTAGCGTCTATTTTTTATCATTTAGAGTTTTGTGTAGCCAAGTTTCGCCCAAACAGTTTTGATAAGCATTTTAAAAGACACGTATCTACACCAGATGCCTACACTTTGCAGTATATAATTGTTCAAAAAGATTCACCAGACTTAAATCGTTCGTACAAAGTCACCATTACAAAAAAGAACAATCAGAAAAAAAAAGAAGACAACGAGCCACAACTTTTCATTCAAAAATATCCATATACAGATGCAGTTGAAAAGCATAAGATTTCTATGCATCCATCAAAAAATAATGAAGCACCAGCCGAAGCTAAATATTATTTACCTGATTTGGTAGTTGCTTATTCTTCTGGAGAAAATGAAACATTGAGTTTACCTTTCATCAAAAATAGACTGATCAACTTTGATAATTACTGCGAAGATTATAAAAAAAACATTGTATTTAAAGAACCTGAATCTAGTCTTATTTATATTGATGAGAGTATGAGTCAAGCTGTTTTACTAGCAGCATTACTTTTTGAAGATGTGAAAACTTTAAAGCCTTTAAGAAAGGAATTGGGAATTCAATCTTTAGAAAGCTTTAGCATACAATTATATAATCAAGGTATCCCTTTTGAAAATGAAAAAGAAATAGTTTACAACCCAATACTATTACACATTAACGAAATATTAAATGATTTAAAAAAATGTGCGACTTGCTGGAATGAATTCGATGATGATATTGAAAAAGATGAATATACAGGCCCTTTTAATATTCTAAAATTAGACTTTTATGTTAATGAAGCTACCAAAACAGCATTTAAAAATTATTTTAGCACTTCTTTTGAACTCTTCCGCTTTTTTCAAGTATTATATGAATTAAATTCAAGTATAGTTTCGGAAAGTATAAAAGAAGAAGTCTATAGTTCTAAAGGATTTTACACCAAAGGGAAATTACCTGTTGCAGCTCCTACAGATACTGTCTTCCATTTTCTAGATTATAAAATCTTAAAAAAGATAAAAGGCAAAAAGAAACCTAAAGCGCTATTGCTAAGAGAATTTTCGGATGGTGAACAACAATTTCTACATACCATTGGTATTTGCTTAATGCTAAAAGAACGTAGGACATTGTTATTGTTAGATGAACCTGAAACTCATTTTAATCCAGCGTGGAGAGCAAAATTCATTAAAATATTAAACGATAGCATTGAAGCAGGCAATTTGAAAAATGGAGCTAATGTACATTTGTTAAAAGATGTACTTCTTACCTCCCATTCACCATTTATAATTTCAGATTGTATGCCTAATAACGTTATCTTTTTTGATAGAGATAAAAAAACAGAGCTAGTAGAAGCAAAAAGTGCCAAAGAACTAGAGTTTAATACTTTTGGCACATCAGTAGAAACTATTCTAGATGAATTGTTTAATTATAACCAATCTATTGGAGACTGGTCTAACGAAACTTTAATGGAGATTGAATTTGATAACATTAAAACAGAAGCCGATAAAAAAGCTTTGAAAAAAGAATTAAGAATATTAGGCCCTTCCATAGAAAAGGATTTAGTCTTAGCTAAGTTGAATCGTTTAGACCTAAAAAGTTAA
- the rimK gene encoding 30S ribosomal protein S6--L-glutamate ligase, giving the protein MRIVVLSQNPNLYSTKRLIEAGEKKGHEMIIIDHTKCNLVIEKKNPTIVYKGKEIKDIDGVIPRIGASVTFFGTAVVRQFEMMKVFSATESQALVRSRDKLRSLQILSRAGLGLPKTVFTNYSKDVGQVVDGVGGAPLVIKLLEGTQGLGVVLADNKNSAESILEAFNGLQARVIAQEFIKEAGGADIRVFIVDGVVVGAMKRQGKEGEFRSNLHRGGSANVIELTDEEENAALKAAKAMGLGIAGVDLLQSARGPLILEVNSSPGLEGIETATGKNIANYIIKYVERNA; this is encoded by the coding sequence ATGAGAATTGTAGTGCTATCACAAAATCCAAATTTATATTCAACAAAGCGTCTTATCGAAGCGGGGGAGAAAAAAGGTCACGAGATGATCATTATCGACCATACTAAGTGTAACCTCGTTATTGAAAAGAAAAACCCAACTATTGTCTATAAGGGTAAGGAAATAAAGGATATTGATGGGGTAATCCCGAGAATAGGGGCTTCTGTAACATTTTTTGGTACAGCAGTAGTGAGACAATTTGAGATGATGAAGGTCTTCTCTGCAACAGAATCGCAAGCATTAGTAAGATCACGTGATAAATTAAGAAGTTTACAGATTTTATCAAGAGCCGGTTTAGGACTTCCTAAAACAGTTTTTACTAACTACTCTAAGGATGTTGGTCAGGTTGTAGATGGAGTAGGAGGAGCGCCACTTGTAATTAAATTACTTGAAGGAACGCAAGGCCTAGGTGTAGTACTAGCAGATAATAAGAACTCTGCAGAGTCTATACTAGAAGCTTTTAATGGATTACAAGCAAGAGTAATTGCTCAAGAATTTATTAAAGAAGCTGGAGGAGCAGATATACGTGTGTTTATTGTAGATGGAGTAGTAGTGGGAGCTATGAAAAGACAAGGTAAAGAAGGAGAGTTTAGATCTAACTTACACAGAGGAGGAAGTGCAAACGTAATCGAACTCACAGACGAAGAGGAAAATGCAGCACTTAAAGCCGCAAAAGCAATGGGATTAGGAATTGCAGGAGTAGATCTCTTACAATCTGCTCGTGGTCCATTAATACTAGAAGTAAACTCGTCTCCAGGTCTCGAAGGGATTGAGACTGCAACAGGAAAAAATATTGCCAACTATATTATCAAGTACGTAGAGAGAAATGCCTAA